A window of Aquibium oceanicum genomic DNA:
GGCGGCGCTGGCGCAGCGTTGAACAGAGGCCCTTCTGATTTCATGGCGGAGGATCGGGAGGCAGAGAGACTTGGAAGACCCGATCTTGCCACGAGCTACCTTTGGAAAATGCGAGCTGAACACCGGGTGCTAGTCCAGAAGATTAGGGAGGAAGAAGGCGCTTCTGTCCCCGTCGCCAGGATACTGGCGGAAGATCGGATGAAAAGCCAAGCCGCAGCAATGATCCGCGCGCATCCGGTCAACCACCTCACGGCAATGGTGCCGCTGTTCTGGCGCGGGTTGTGGATCGAGAACGCAATCGTCTGGTGGCTCGGCCCAATCATGGTGCTGGCGCTGCCAGGATTGTTCCTGCTCGGGGCAGTCCGCCGGCGGCCGGACGTTCTAGCGTTTACGCTCGCCCCCATGGGGGTCATGGGGGCGTATCTAGTCGGAACGCACAACCTGCCTCGGTACGTCGAGCCACTTATGCCGGTGATGGTATGCTGCCTTACGGCACTGGTCTATGCGACAGTTGCTCGGGCAGCGCGGCGGCTCGGGGAATCGAGCGGCGAGCGCTAATTTAATCGATCGTCTCTGTCGCCCGGTCGAATGCCTTCACCCTCTCGCGGGCGGCGGCAAAGACTTCAGCTTCCTCGCGGTATCTGTCGCGGAGTGGATATACCTCAGCTTGGAGCAATTCGGCTTTCGCGTCGTCTCCAGCCTCCTTCGCTTCTCTCACCGCCGCGCGGGCCGCATTATACGCTTCGCGAGCGGCCACATACGATTCGGTCACTACCTTCAATTCGGCAACGGCGTCCGCTCGCGTGGGAGGGCTCTCGACACTAGCCACTGGAGCAGGAGTTGCGACTGGTGCCGCGTCAGACGCAGGCTCTTCCGAACAGGCGGCAAGCGCCAGACACGCAAACGCCGCGATCAAAGCAAGTGATTTAGTCAAACCGTCGCTCCTTAAAACGCCATGGGTACGCGGCGGCTATGGCGCAGTATTATGGCGTTGTCTAGGCCACTGCCCGAGAATGCCGAACGCTCATCCGTTGACCGACCCGGCGCGATCTCATCGGCGCGAGTCAGTGCGTTGTTAGAGCGCTTGGCCCCGCCGTAGGATGGCCGGCGGATTGATCGGTCCCAAGCTAACGGCGGACGACATACCTGTCTGGGTCAGCCCACGATCCGGACTGAAGCCGCGCAAGACCGGCGGTTACGGCCTGGTCGGCAACTTCCACCTCGCCGTATGACAGACTGTCGCTAGAACATGACCCACCCAGTCCTTCAAGGAATGTGATGAATTCGCCGGTCGTAACGAATCGCGCGGGCTTCCGCTCCTTTAACAGCCCGAACATGCGATCCAGTAATGGCGCATAGGTGTATCCGGCGATCAGGCTGATCATTGCGTCTTCCATCCCTGTCAGACCCTAGCGCAGTGAAGGCTAGAGGCAGTGCGCGCAAGGGAGCACAGTTTTCCGGTTTCATCAACGCCGAGAGTTGCGCGCGACGCCCGGAAACCAACCGAAAGGAACGATGATGAACGTCATCCCCGACGCATGGCTGCCGGCCGTGCCGATGAAGCGCGTCCACGGCCACTGGACCGCCGGCGGCCACGACGCCAATGAGACCGACCGCAAGGCCTATCACGTTCTCGTTGAGGGCGATGCCAAGATCGTCCGGGGCATTCCCTCGATCGCTGCCAACTCGGGGTCAATCAAGGATGGCTATGCCGCCCATACGCTGAACGCCAACACTGGCGCGATCGGGATTTCCATGTGTGGCATGGCCGGTGCGGCGGAAAGTCCGTTCGATCCCGGCCGCGCGCCGCTGACCCTGCCGCAGTGGACGGCCTTCATCGCAGCCGTAACGCAACTCTGCCGGGTGTACGACATCCCGGTGACGCCGAAGACAGTGCTCTTCCACGCCGAGGTGCAGGCGAACCTCGGCATCAAGCAGCGCAACAAGTGGGACGTGACGCGGCTGGTCTTCGATCCCGCGACGGTGGGCGCTAAGGCGATCGGCGACAAGATGCGCCGCGAGGTCTCGGCGCTGCTCGCCGGCAAGGCGCCGGCGGAGCCGTTCGAGCCGGTTCCCGAAGGCGCGCGCGCCAGGGTGACTGCCGCCAGCCTGAATTTCCGCAGCGCGCCGGATGGCGAGATCACCGGCAGCCTTCCGGAAGGACTGATCGTCGAGGTGATCGTGATCGATGGCGATTGGATCAACGTCGAGACGCCGGCCGGCTATCGCGGGTGGGTGTCGCGCGCGCACGTCGTCATGGTCGACGGCCCGCCGGCGGCCGAACCAACGAAGCCCGATCCGCGCCGCAAGATGATCGACGACATCCGCGCCATGCTGGACGGCCTCGAAGCGGCACTCTGATCCATCCATCCCAGATCCCCCGGACGATCCGGAGGCGAACCCCCACAAGGAGAACTCCCATGATGAAGCAGATCAAGGCCGTCGCCGGCGCCACCATGGCCGGCATCGCCAGTGCCGGCACGGCCGTCGTGGTCGTGCCGCCCGAGGTCGCCATGCCTTGGTACGGCTATGTCGTGGTCGGCGCGATCAACGCGGGCCTGACCTATCTCGCCGTCTACTGGCCGCGCAACGCCCCGGCCAAGAACGCCGAATGACGATCGACCTCGTCCTCTGGGGCGCGCTGGCGGTGGTGCTCGTCGCAGGCGTGTTCGTCCTGCGGAGGGGCCGATGACGGGCGACCACCTGCGGCGCTCCTTCTGCGAGAGCTTTCCCGGCCGCGCCTCCGAATGGGCGCTCGGCCTGATGCTGTTCAACTGGTCGGTCGTTCTGACGGCGAACCGGACGCTCTTCGAGGACCGGCAGGCCTATGGCGCCTTCGCGGCTATCATGGACCAGCAGTGGTGGGCGCTGGCCTGCCTCGTCGTCGGCGGCGCGCGGTTGGTCGTGCTCGCCATCAACGGCGCCTGGCGGCGCTCGCCGCATCTGCGCGCCATCCTCGCCTTCGCGAGCTGCTTCTTCTGGTTCCAGATCGCGGTCGGGCTGGCGCAGGCCGACAGCATCGGCACCGGCATGGCGGTCTATCCCGTGCTCTTCCTTCTCGACGCCTTCAACGCCATCCGCACGCTGGGTGAAGCGGGCCTATCAGACGCACACCACAAGCGGACGGCGCGACATGGACCTGACGCCTGAACTTCTCGGCACCGCGGCCGTCGGGCTCATCGTCATCATCGGCGCAATCGGCAACTACCTTCGCGCCCTGCGGCGTCCGCCGCCGAACCCGGTGGTGTCCGGCGTGGGCGGCGGGCTGGCCGAACACGAGCAGATGGAACGGCTAATCTTCGAGATGAAGCGCATCGCCGACGCGCTCACGGACAAGAACACCTCGTCGATCAACAGCCGGCTC
This region includes:
- a CDS encoding N-acetylmuramoyl-L-alanine amidase, translated to MMNVIPDAWLPAVPMKRVHGHWTAGGHDANETDRKAYHVLVEGDAKIVRGIPSIAANSGSIKDGYAAHTLNANTGAIGISMCGMAGAAESPFDPGRAPLTLPQWTAFIAAVTQLCRVYDIPVTPKTVLFHAEVQANLGIKQRNKWDVTRLVFDPATVGAKAIGDKMRREVSALLAGKAPAEPFEPVPEGARARVTAASLNFRSAPDGEITGSLPEGLIVEVIVIDGDWINVETPAGYRGWVSRAHVVMVDGPPAAEPTKPDPRRKMIDDIRAMLDGLEAAL